GATCGCCGCCGAGGTCGGGCGCACCTATCGCAGCGCGCTGCGCGAACTTGCGAAGTAGGCGTCATCGATGCCAGTGAGCGAACCAAGGTGGGTCACCCGCGTCGTCGTCGACGCCATCCAGACCGACATGCTGCTCACCCACGGCGGGATGCCGGGGCTACGCGATGAGAACCTGCTCGAATCCGCGCTCGCGCGCCCGAGGCAACTTCTCTCCTACACGCCGACCGCAGACATCGCCGCACTTGCAGCGGCTTACGGTTGGGGGCTTGCCCGCAACCACCCTTACCACGACGGCAACAAGCGCGTAGCCTTCGTCGTGATGGCGGTATTCCTGGGGCTCAACGGACTCGAGTTCACGGCGAGCGAGGCCGAAGTGGTCACAACCATCGTCGCCCTTGCCTCCGGACGCGTCGAGGAAGATGCGTTGGCCGAGTGGATCCGGCTACACACTGCCGAGCGGAGCAACCGGCGCGGTGGATGACGGCTTTCTTTTCGGTCGCCCGATTCTCAGACGCCCAGCACTTGGTGCTCCTGACCCGCTTCTTCACGATACGGC
The Actinomycetota bacterium genome window above contains:
- a CDS encoding type II toxin-antitoxin system death-on-curing family toxin, which translates into the protein MPVSEPRWVTRVVVDAIQTDMLLTHGGMPGLRDENLLESALARPRQLLSYTPTADIAALAAAYGWGLARNHPYHDGNKRVAFVVMAVFLGLNGLEFTASEAEVVTTIVALASGRVEEDALAEWIRLHTAERSNRRGG